The stretch of DNA GCAGGCTTCGCGCCTGCGGATGCTGCAGGTAGCGGAAGCGCGGCCAATCCCGCGGCGCCCCGGCCGGACCGGAAATGCACTCGTAGATCGCCCGCACCAGGCGCGGGATGTCCTGCGTGTCCTGCCACCAGCGCTGGTCGTCGTCCATCTCGATAGCCTCCTGCGGGCGCCGTGAGGTGATTGTGAGCAGAAAACCTTACCCCGACGCCTTGCCGCCTTCGTCCACAGGCACCAGACGCAGGTCCTGGAAGTCGAAGCTGAAATCGGTCAGCGGCGAGATTGCTTCCATCCGCGCTTCGCGTATGCCGCCATCGGCATCGAGGGCAAAGTTGACGAAGGCATCGGCATTGAGCCAGCGCTCGTTCCAGCGGACCACGAAGGTGTCGTGCTGCCAGGGCGTCAGTTCGCCCACCAGTTCAGGGGTGCGGCTGAAGCGCATGACCAGCTTGCCGCCGCGCTGCTCAACGAGTACGTCGCCGTACCACGGGTCGCGGTAGGTGCGGGCATAGCGCGCCAGCGGCAACGACGGCGGCGCAGCGGTTGCACGCGCGGCCAGATGCTTCTGCCAGTCCTCGTCGGCCTTGCCCTTCGACTTGGCCAGGGCGGCGGCGTAGGCGGCGCTCCAGTCGGTCTTTGGCGCATCGAGGTAGGCATCGAGCACGCGCAGGGTGACGGCGTTGAACGCCCCGCCGACCTCGGCATTGGTCAGCACGATCACGCCCAGTTTGTGCTGCGGCACCAGGGTCAGGCGCGAGACCATGCCAGGCCAGCCACCGGTGTGCCAGACCAGCTTGCTGCCGCGATAGTCCGACAGTTGCCAGCCCTCGCCGTAGCCGAGGAAGTTGGGCCTGGCCGCTTCCAGTTCCGGCACCGAAGGCTTGGCAATCGGAATGGGCGTGAGCACCGACCACATGCCCTGCTGGCGCTCCTCGCTGAACACCCGGTGTTCGGTACCGCGCGCATCGCGGTAGGTGCCGCCGGCGAGTTGCATGTTCATCCAGCGACTCATGTCGTGCACGCTGGAATAGATGCCGCCGGCACCGGAGACATTGCCCCACGACATGCGCGGCGCCGGTTGCAGGTCCTTGAAATCGGCCTTGGCGTAACCGGTGGCGACGTTGTCGCGCGGGCGCAGCGCATCGCTGTTGAATCGCGTGTCGCGCATGCCCAGCGGATTGAAGATGCGCTGCTGCAGGAACTGCGCATAGGACTGGCCGCTGGCCTTCTCGATCACCAGCTGCGCCACGCCGTACAGGATGTTGTCGTAGGCGTACTGGCCGCGGAAG from Lysobacter arenosi encodes:
- a CDS encoding serine hydrolase is translated as MSLRLIPARGAVLGLALMAQGMAVAQETPAATTLPPQLQDFDAYVEGVRKQFDVPGIAVAIVKDGQVVLERGFGAREVGKDGRNQPVDANTLFAIASNTKAFTAAALSILADEGKLSLDDRVTDHLPWFRMSDPYVTREMRVRDLLAHRSGLGLGAGDLLYWPGTDYSTEEVARRLKDVPLTGSFRGQYAYDNILYGVAQLVIEKASGQSYAQFLQQRIFNPLGMRDTRFNSDALRPRDNVATGYAKADFKDLQPAPRMSWGNVSGAGGIYSSVHDMSRWMNMQLAGGTYRDARGTEHRVFSEERQQGMWSVLTPIPIAKPSVPELEAARPNFLGYGEGWQLSDYRGSKLVWHTGGWPGMVSRLTLVPQHKLGVIVLTNAEVGGAFNAVTLRVLDAYLDAPKTDWSAAYAAALAKSKGKADEDWQKHLAARATAAPPSLPLARYARTYRDPWYGDVLVEQRGGKLVMRFSRTPELVGELTPWQHDTFVVRWNERWLNADAFVNFALDADGGIREARMEAISPLTDFSFDFQDLRLVPVDEGGKASG